From a region of the Xanthomonas rydalmerensis genome:
- a CDS encoding RNA polymerase factor sigma-54 gives MKARLQTSLGQHLVMTPQLRQAIKLLQMSSAELEVEIAEAVESNPLLEWSEDAAPTLDVTSHGSAEGEVEVTPPAGDTLDDVPQHNGDEWSTAESAWSGGSGGSFDDDDLGSAAERVAEPDTLIDHLLWQLHLSPLSARDRSIGAALIDALDDDGYLREPLTAIAETLRPDIAAEEDEILTVLHQIQRFDPAGIAARSLGECLTLQLDTLPEDTPGLALARTIATGPLERLPRSGVAGLAHELKRPTAEVDTAVALLRSLDPRPGKRIGELGSDTYVVPDCVVWRQRGVWHAALSAHAQPKVTIHRGYERLIRQCGESDAGYLRGQLQEARWLLKSLEARGETLLKVTRCLLKQQAGFLEFGEQALRPLTLREIAGELGLHESTISRAIARKYVRTPRGTIPLRAFFASGIDTDSGGEASSTAIQAMIRRLIDAENPRKPLSDAKLADLLKSAGVPVARRTVAKYREAMNISASHERVRIG, from the coding sequence ATGAAAGCACGGCTGCAGACATCGCTGGGACAGCACCTGGTCATGACGCCGCAGTTGCGGCAGGCGATCAAGCTGTTGCAGATGTCCAGCGCCGAGCTGGAAGTGGAGATCGCCGAGGCGGTGGAGAGCAATCCGCTGCTGGAATGGTCCGAGGACGCCGCGCCCACCCTGGATGTGACTAGCCACGGCAGCGCCGAGGGCGAGGTCGAGGTCACGCCGCCGGCCGGCGACACCCTGGACGACGTTCCGCAGCACAACGGCGACGAATGGTCCACTGCCGAATCGGCCTGGAGCGGCGGCAGCGGCGGCTCGTTCGATGACGACGACCTGGGCAGCGCGGCCGAACGCGTGGCCGAACCGGACACCTTGATCGACCACCTGCTGTGGCAGTTGCACCTGTCGCCGCTGTCCGCGCGCGACCGCAGCATCGGCGCGGCGCTGATCGACGCGCTCGACGACGATGGTTACCTGCGCGAGCCGCTGACCGCGATCGCCGAGACCCTGCGCCCGGACATCGCCGCCGAAGAGGACGAGATCCTCACCGTGCTGCACCAGATCCAGCGCTTCGACCCGGCCGGCATCGCCGCGCGCAGCCTGGGCGAGTGCCTGACCCTGCAGCTGGACACCCTGCCCGAAGACACACCGGGGCTGGCGCTAGCACGCACCATCGCCACCGGACCGCTGGAACGGCTGCCGCGCAGCGGCGTGGCCGGCCTGGCGCACGAACTCAAGCGCCCGACGGCGGAGGTCGACACCGCGGTCGCGCTGCTGCGCTCACTGGACCCGCGCCCGGGCAAGCGGATCGGCGAGCTGGGCAGCGACACCTACGTGGTGCCCGACTGCGTGGTCTGGCGCCAGCGCGGGGTGTGGCATGCGGCGCTGTCCGCGCACGCCCAGCCCAAGGTCACCATCCACCGCGGCTACGAGCGGCTGATCCGCCAGTGCGGCGAAAGCGACGCCGGCTACCTGCGTGGGCAACTGCAGGAAGCGCGCTGGCTGCTGAAGAGCCTGGAGGCGCGCGGCGAGACCCTGCTCAAGGTGACCCGCTGCCTGCTGAAGCAGCAGGCCGGTTTCCTGGAGTTCGGCGAACAGGCGCTGCGGCCGCTGACCCTGCGCGAGATCGCCGGCGAACTGGGCCTGCACGAGAGCACCATCTCCCGCGCCATCGCCCGCAAATACGTGCGCACCCCGCGCGGCACCATCCCGCTGCGCGCCTTCTTCGCCTCGGGCATCGACACCGACAGCGGCGGCGAGGCCTCCAGCACCGCGATCCAGGCGATGATCCGTCGGCTGATCGACGCGGAGAATCCGCGCAAGCCGCTTTCTGACGCCAAGCTGGCCGACCTGCTGAAAAGTGCCGGCGTCCCTGTAGCGCGCCGCACCGTGGCGAAGTATCGTGAGGCCATGAACATTTCCGCCTCCCACGAACGCGTCCGGATCGGCTAG
- the lptC gene encoding LPS export ABC transporter periplasmic protein LptC, with protein MNWRTTLGTLLLVGALISGWSAWNQRSKPTRNPSDEASVDYIARDFEIVSLDKQGKEAMTLRAPQMERSRADQTMSIVTPLFLLPDANGQHWEMRSKTGWVSADGDELRLRDDVAGDSPKVPSIPPTTFRTQSLDVFPQTNSARTAAPVTMTRPGMMQSGVGFEVDLKSRQYKLLSQVKTRYEPNAAR; from the coding sequence ATGAACTGGCGCACCACCCTTGGCACGCTGCTGCTGGTCGGGGCGCTGATCAGCGGCTGGTCGGCCTGGAACCAGCGCAGCAAGCCCACCCGCAATCCTTCCGACGAAGCGAGCGTGGACTACATCGCCCGCGACTTCGAGATCGTCAGCCTGGACAAGCAGGGCAAGGAAGCGATGACCCTGCGCGCGCCGCAGATGGAACGCAGCCGCGCCGACCAGACGATGTCGATCGTGACCCCGCTGTTCCTGCTGCCCGACGCCAACGGCCAGCACTGGGAGATGCGCAGCAAGACCGGCTGGGTCAGCGCCGACGGCGACGAACTGCGCCTGCGCGACGACGTCGCCGGCGACAGCCCAAAGGTGCCCAGCATCCCGCCCACCACCTTCCGTACGCAGAGCCTGGACGTCTTCCCGCAGACCAACAGCGCGCGCACCGCCGCCCCGGTCACCATGACCCGGCCCGGTATGATGCAGTCCGGCGTCGGCTTCGAAGTCGACTTGAAATCCCGGCAGTACAAGCTCCTTTCACAGGTCAAGACCCGTTATGAACCGAATGCTGCCCGCTAA
- a CDS encoding PTS sugar transporter subunit IIA: MPLTDLMAAVSTQVLPAADRDTLLHTAAGLLACQQAGADELFASLREREQLGSTAIGHGIAIPHGRAPDLDAPRGALLRLHQPIDFDGQGTQVDLIFAMAVPAHYTHQHLMLLSELAEQFSIEEFRDALRNAPDAAALYALLGGAPRAAA, translated from the coding sequence ATGCCCTTGACCGATCTGATGGCGGCCGTCAGCACCCAGGTGCTTCCGGCCGCCGATCGCGACACCCTGCTGCACACCGCCGCCGGTCTGCTGGCCTGCCAGCAGGCCGGCGCCGATGAACTCTTCGCCAGCCTGCGCGAGCGCGAACAGCTCGGCAGCACCGCCATCGGCCACGGCATCGCCATCCCGCACGGCCGCGCGCCGGACCTGGACGCCCCACGCGGCGCGCTCCTGCGCCTGCACCAGCCGATCGATTTCGACGGCCAGGGCACCCAGGTCGACCTGATCTTCGCCATGGCCGTCCCGGCGCACTACACCCACCAACACCTGATGCTGCTGTCCGAACTGGCCGAGCAGTTCTCCATCGAGGAATTCCGCGACGCCCTGCGCAACGCGCCGGACGCCGCCGCGCTGTATGCGCTGCTCGGCGGCGCGCCACGGGCCGCCGCATGA
- the hpf gene encoding ribosome hibernation-promoting factor, HPF/YfiA family: protein MRIETYGQQIEVTPALREYVETKLQRLKRHYEETIEVRAQLALRKPDHHVEATVNVPGRTLHADASAQTMYAAIDLLADKLDRLIIKHKEKKHDHHAAEVRDNLA from the coding sequence ATGCGTATCGAGACCTACGGCCAGCAGATCGAAGTCACCCCCGCCCTGCGCGAGTATGTGGAGACCAAGCTGCAACGGCTGAAGCGGCACTACGAGGAAACCATCGAGGTCCGCGCCCAACTGGCGCTGCGCAAGCCCGACCATCACGTCGAGGCCACGGTCAACGTCCCCGGCCGCACCCTGCACGCCGACGCCAGCGCACAGACCATGTACGCGGCGATCGACCTGCTCGCCGACAAGCTGGACCGGCTGATCATCAAGCACAAGGAAAAGAAGCACGACCACCATGCGGCCGAGGTGCGCGACAATCTCGCGTGA
- the lptB gene encoding LPS export ABC transporter ATP-binding protein, whose amino-acid sequence MLLAEGLRKRYKQREVVRDFALTLEAGEVVGLLGPNGAGKTTCFYMIVGLVDADAGRIVLDGNDITALPMYKRAKLGVGYLPQEPSVFRKLSVADNIRLVLELREDLDNAGQERELAALLDELQISHVADQLGASLSGGERRRCEIARALAAKPRLMLLDEPFAGVDPISVGEIQRIVTHLKQRGIGVLITDHNVRETLGICDRAYILNEGSVLAQGAPEALLANSDVRRVYLGETFRL is encoded by the coding sequence ATGCTGCTCGCCGAAGGCCTGCGCAAGCGCTACAAGCAGCGCGAAGTGGTGCGCGACTTCGCGCTGACCCTGGAGGCCGGCGAAGTGGTCGGCCTGCTCGGCCCCAACGGTGCCGGCAAGACCACCTGCTTCTACATGATCGTCGGCCTGGTCGATGCCGATGCTGGGCGCATCGTGCTCGACGGCAACGACATCACCGCGCTGCCGATGTACAAGCGCGCCAAGCTCGGCGTCGGCTACCTGCCGCAGGAACCGTCGGTGTTCCGCAAGCTCAGCGTCGCCGACAACATCCGCCTGGTGCTTGAACTGCGCGAGGATCTGGACAACGCCGGACAGGAACGCGAACTGGCGGCGCTGCTGGACGAACTGCAGATCAGCCATGTCGCCGACCAGCTCGGCGCCAGCCTCTCCGGCGGCGAGCGCCGCCGCTGCGAGATCGCCCGCGCGCTGGCGGCCAAGCCGCGGCTGATGCTGCTCGACGAGCCCTTCGCCGGCGTCGACCCGATCTCGGTCGGCGAAATCCAGCGCATCGTCACCCACCTCAAGCAGCGCGGCATCGGCGTGTTGATCACCGACCACAACGTGCGCGAAACCTTGGGAATCTGCGACCGGGCGTATATCCTCAACGAGGGCAGCGTGTTGGCGCAGGGGGCGCCGGAAGCGCTGCTGGCCAACAGCGACGTGCGCCGCGTCTACCTCGGGGAAACCTTCAGGCTCTGA
- the rapZ gene encoding RNase adapter RapZ gives MTAGANTSTLVIVSGLSGSGKSVALKTFEDLDYYCVDNLPVELLPAFIKSLVREDAGPSKLAVGIDVRSRHSDLSQLSRWREAVAQFGLDARLLFFDANDEALIKRYADTRRRHPLSRQGLSLPEAIERERALTEPLREAADAVIDTSALNVHQLRRRVTTEFALSAENTLSLLFESFAYKRGVPAEADFVFDARVLPNPHWDPELRPMTGRDSGVREYLDAQPDVQRYTAQLIDFLDTWLPRLRNDTRSYVTIAFGCTGGKHRSVYLAERLARHAREQGWPEVATFHREQD, from the coding sequence ATGACCGCCGGCGCCAACACCTCCACGCTGGTCATCGTCAGCGGCCTGTCCGGCTCCGGCAAGTCGGTGGCGCTGAAGACCTTTGAGGACCTGGACTACTACTGCGTCGACAACCTGCCGGTGGAACTGCTGCCGGCCTTCATCAAGAGCCTGGTGCGCGAGGATGCCGGCCCCAGCAAGCTGGCGGTGGGCATCGACGTGCGCAGCCGCCACAGCGACCTGAGCCAGCTCTCGCGCTGGCGCGAGGCGGTGGCGCAGTTCGGCCTGGATGCGCGGCTATTGTTCTTCGACGCCAACGACGAGGCGCTGATCAAGCGCTACGCCGACACCCGCCGGCGCCACCCGCTGTCGCGCCAGGGCCTGTCGCTGCCGGAAGCGATCGAGCGCGAGCGTGCCCTGACCGAGCCGCTGCGCGAAGCGGCCGATGCGGTGATCGACACCAGCGCGCTCAACGTGCACCAGCTGCGCCGGCGGGTCACCACCGAGTTCGCGCTGTCCGCCGAGAACACGCTGTCGCTGCTGTTCGAGTCCTTCGCCTACAAGCGCGGCGTCCCGGCCGAAGCGGATTTCGTGTTCGACGCGCGGGTGCTGCCGAATCCGCACTGGGACCCGGAGCTGCGCCCGATGACCGGCCGCGACAGCGGCGTGCGCGAGTACCTGGATGCGCAACCGGACGTGCAGCGCTACACCGCGCAACTGATCGACTTCCTCGACACCTGGCTGCCGCGGCTGCGCAACGACACCCGCAGCTACGTGACCATCGCCTTCGGCTGCACCGGCGGCAAGCACCGCTCGGTGTACCTGGCCGAACGCCTGGCCCGCCATGCCCGCGAACAAGGCTGGCCGGAAGTGGCGACCTTCCATCGCGAGCAGGATTGA
- the murA gene encoding UDP-N-acetylglucosamine 1-carboxyvinyltransferase: MAKIVVTGGNALHGEVNISGAKNAVLPILCATLLADAPVEITNVPQLHDVITTVKLLGELGAEVTIDEGTLSRGSAITVDPRKVHQHVAPYELVRTMRASILVLGPLLAKFGAAEVSLPGGCAIGSRPVDQHIKGLQALGAEISVENGYIKASSNGRLKGGRYVFDMVSVTGTENVLMAAALADGTTVLENAAMEPEVSDLADCLIALGAKIEGAGTSRIVVHGVERLSGGRHAVLPDRIETGTFLVAAAMTGGSVTVRRARADTLDAVLDKLTEAGASIETGEDWIRLDMHGKRPRAVSLTTAPYPAFPTDMQAQFMALNCVADGVGVINETIFENRFMHVNELLRLGADIQIEGHTAIVRGTERLSGAPVMATDLRASASLILAGLVADGDTTIDRIYHLDRGYENIEEKLGALGASIRRVA; this comes from the coding sequence ATGGCCAAAATCGTAGTGACCGGCGGCAACGCGCTGCACGGTGAAGTGAACATTTCCGGCGCCAAGAACGCCGTGCTGCCGATCCTCTGCGCGACCCTGCTGGCCGATGCGCCGGTGGAGATCACCAACGTGCCGCAACTGCACGACGTGATCACCACGGTGAAGCTGCTCGGCGAGCTGGGCGCGGAAGTCACCATCGACGAAGGCACGCTGTCGCGCGGCAGCGCCATCACCGTCGACCCGCGCAAGGTCCACCAGCACGTCGCCCCGTACGAACTGGTGCGCACCATGCGCGCCTCGATCCTGGTGCTGGGCCCGCTGCTGGCCAAGTTCGGCGCGGCCGAAGTGTCGCTGCCCGGCGGCTGCGCGATCGGCTCGCGGCCGGTCGACCAGCACATCAAGGGCCTGCAGGCGCTGGGCGCGGAGATCAGCGTCGAGAACGGCTACATCAAGGCCAGCAGCAACGGCCGGCTCAAGGGCGGCCGCTACGTGTTCGACATGGTCAGCGTCACCGGCACCGAGAACGTGCTGATGGCCGCGGCGCTGGCCGACGGCACCACCGTGCTGGAGAACGCGGCGATGGAGCCGGAGGTCAGCGACCTGGCCGACTGCCTGATCGCGCTGGGCGCGAAGATCGAAGGCGCGGGCACCTCGCGCATCGTCGTGCACGGCGTGGAGCGCCTGTCCGGCGGCCGCCACGCGGTGCTGCCGGACCGCATCGAGACCGGCACCTTCCTGGTCGCCGCGGCGATGACCGGCGGCAGCGTCACCGTGCGCCGCGCGCGCGCCGACACCCTCGACGCGGTGCTGGACAAGCTCACCGAGGCCGGCGCCAGCATCGAGACCGGCGAGGACTGGATCCGCCTGGACATGCACGGCAAGCGCCCGCGTGCGGTCAGCCTGACCACCGCGCCGTATCCCGCGTTTCCCACCGACATGCAGGCGCAGTTCATGGCGCTCAACTGCGTGGCCGACGGCGTCGGCGTGATCAACGAAACGATCTTCGAGAACCGTTTCATGCACGTCAACGAACTGCTGCGCCTGGGCGCGGACATCCAGATCGAAGGGCATACCGCGATCGTGCGCGGCACCGAGCGGCTGAGCGGCGCGCCGGTGATGGCCACCGACCTGCGCGCCTCGGCCTCGCTGATCCTGGCCGGCCTGGTCGCCGACGGCGACACCACCATCGACCGCATCTACCACCTGGATCGGGGGTACGAGAACATCGAGGAGAAGCTGGGGGCGCTGGGCGCGTCCATCCGGCGCGTCGCATGA
- a CDS encoding BolA family protein, translating to MDAETIRKLIEAGLPDAQVQVQGDDGVHFEATVVSAAFAGKLPLARHRMVYATLGDLMGGAIHALALNTLTPEQAGRAAG from the coding sequence GTGGACGCCGAAACCATCCGTAAACTCATCGAGGCCGGCCTGCCGGACGCGCAGGTGCAGGTGCAGGGCGACGACGGCGTGCACTTCGAAGCCACCGTGGTCAGCGCGGCCTTTGCCGGCAAGCTGCCGCTGGCCCGCCACCGCATGGTCTACGCCACCCTGGGCGACCTGATGGGCGGCGCGATCCACGCGCTGGCGCTGAACACCCTGACCCCCGAGCAGGCCGGGCGCGCCGCCGGCTGA
- a CDS encoding KpsF/GutQ family sugar-phosphate isomerase, whose product MDVSPLSPTTPDDAGLVASGRRVVEIEQAALAAVGARIGADFAAACRLILGSRGRVVATGMGKSGHVARKIAATLASTGTPAFFVHPGEAGHGDLGMITDADVVLALSYSGESDEILMLLPVLKRQGNAVIAMTGRAQSTLAREADLHLDVSVPAEACPLDLAPTSSTTASLALGDALAVALLDARGFTADDFARSHPAGSLGRRLLLHITDVMHRGDELPKVREDASLSEALVEMSRKRLGMTAVVDADDRLLGLFTDGDLRRTLDSALDVRQTRIAEVMTRQPRTIGADQLAAEAARLMETHKITGLIVVDAAGRAVGALNIHDLLRARVV is encoded by the coding sequence ATGGATGTATCGCCCCTGTCTCCCACGACGCCCGACGACGCCGGCCTGGTCGCCAGCGGCCGCCGTGTGGTCGAGATCGAGCAGGCCGCGCTGGCGGCGGTCGGCGCGCGCATCGGCGCCGATTTCGCCGCCGCCTGCCGGCTGATCCTGGGCTCGCGCGGGCGCGTGGTCGCCACCGGCATGGGCAAGTCGGGCCACGTGGCGCGCAAGATCGCCGCCACCCTCGCCTCCACCGGCACCCCGGCGTTCTTCGTGCACCCGGGCGAGGCCGGGCACGGCGACCTGGGCATGATCACCGATGCCGACGTGGTCCTGGCGCTGTCCTACTCCGGCGAATCCGACGAGATCCTGATGCTGCTGCCGGTGCTCAAGCGCCAGGGCAACGCGGTGATCGCGATGACCGGGCGCGCGCAGTCCACGCTGGCGCGCGAGGCCGACCTGCACCTGGACGTCAGCGTGCCGGCCGAGGCCTGCCCGCTGGACCTGGCACCGACCTCCAGCACCACCGCCTCGCTGGCGCTGGGCGACGCGCTGGCGGTGGCGCTACTGGACGCGCGCGGCTTCACCGCCGACGACTTCGCCCGCTCGCACCCGGCCGGCAGCCTCGGCCGCCGCCTGCTGCTGCACATCACCGACGTCATGCACCGCGGCGACGAACTGCCCAAGGTGCGCGAGGACGCCAGCCTCAGCGAGGCGCTGGTGGAGATGAGCCGCAAGCGCCTGGGCATGACCGCGGTGGTCGATGCCGACGACCGCCTGCTCGGGCTGTTCACCGACGGCGACCTGCGCCGCACCCTGGACAGCGCGCTGGACGTGCGCCAGACCCGCATCGCCGAGGTGATGACCCGGCAGCCGCGTACCATCGGCGCCGACCAGCTCGCCGCCGAAGCCGCACGGCTGATGGAGACCCACAAGATCACCGGCCTGATCGTGGTCGATGCAGCCGGCCGCGCGGTCGGCGCACTCAACATTCACGACCTGTTGCGCGCCAGAGTGGTTTAA
- a CDS encoding KdsC family phosphatase, producing MPYSPLADLPADLIDRAARIRLACFDVDGTLTDGRLYYDRDGNESKAFNVLDGQGLVQLRRHGIDVALITARPSLAAEKRGQELGLLVQIGVKDKRAGVQALCDERGIGLEQVCFMGDDLPDLAPLRVVGLAVAPANAHPWTAEHVHWTTRARGGEGAARELCDVLLAAQGHVPSLLQEHGA from the coding sequence ATGCCCTATTCCCCGCTGGCCGACCTCCCCGCCGACCTGATCGACCGCGCCGCCCGGATCCGCCTGGCGTGCTTCGACGTGGACGGCACGCTGACCGACGGCCGCCTGTACTACGACCGCGACGGCAACGAGAGCAAGGCCTTCAACGTGCTCGACGGCCAGGGCCTGGTGCAGTTGCGCCGGCACGGCATCGACGTGGCGCTGATCACCGCCCGGCCCAGCCTGGCGGCGGAGAAGCGCGGCCAGGAGCTGGGCCTGCTGGTGCAGATCGGGGTCAAGGACAAGCGCGCCGGGGTGCAGGCGCTGTGCGACGAGCGCGGCATCGGCCTGGAGCAGGTCTGCTTCATGGGCGACGACCTGCCCGACCTGGCGCCGCTGCGCGTGGTCGGCCTGGCGGTGGCCCCGGCCAACGCCCACCCCTGGACCGCCGAACACGTGCACTGGACCACCCGCGCCCGCGGCGGCGAAGGCGCGGCGCGCGAACTGTGCGACGTGCTGCTGGCCGCGCAGGGCCACGTCCCATCCCTGCTGCAGGAGCATGGCGCATGA
- the hprK gene encoding HPr(Ser) kinase/phosphatase translates to MNTSIDARELFDQQRDRLSLRWIAGHKGEHRVLEAGNAVSRRPSLAGYLNTIYPNKVQILGTEELAWLDSLDARQRWETIEKIVQVRPLALVVTKNQSCPEDLRAAADESDTPLWISPKRGHELLNHLSYHLARTLAPRVILHGVFMEIYSIGVLITGEAGSGKSELALELLSRGHRLVADDAPEFTQIAPDVLDGTCPELLQDLLEVRGLGVLNVREMFGDTAVKKNKYLRLIVHLTRPMTEPTPHGYERLTGDSGTRHVLDLDVPLITLPVMPGRNLAVLTEAATRLHILRTKGIDPAAMFIARHSNLLERRSP, encoded by the coding sequence ATGAACACCAGCATCGACGCACGCGAACTGTTCGACCAGCAACGCGACCGCCTGAGCCTGCGCTGGATTGCCGGGCACAAGGGCGAACACCGGGTGCTGGAGGCCGGCAATGCGGTCTCGCGGCGCCCGTCGCTGGCCGGGTATCTCAACACCATCTACCCCAACAAGGTGCAGATCCTCGGCACCGAGGAACTGGCCTGGCTGGACTCGCTGGACGCGCGCCAGCGCTGGGAGACCATCGAGAAGATCGTGCAGGTGCGGCCGCTGGCGCTGGTGGTCACCAAGAACCAGTCGTGCCCGGAAGACCTGCGCGCGGCCGCCGACGAATCCGACACGCCGCTGTGGATCTCGCCCAAGCGCGGCCACGAACTGCTCAATCACCTGTCCTACCACCTGGCACGCACGCTGGCGCCGCGGGTGATCCTGCATGGCGTGTTCATGGAGATCTACTCGATCGGCGTGCTGATCACCGGCGAGGCCGGCTCGGGCAAGAGCGAGCTGGCGCTGGAACTGCTCAGCCGCGGCCACCGCCTGGTCGCCGACGACGCCCCCGAATTCACCCAGATCGCCCCCGACGTGCTCGACGGCACCTGCCCGGAACTGCTGCAGGACCTGCTGGAAGTGCGCGGGCTGGGCGTGCTCAACGTACGCGAGATGTTCGGCGATACGGCTGTAAAGAAGAACAAGTACCTTCGGCTCATCGTGCACCTGACCCGGCCCATGACCGAGCCCACGCCCCACGGCTACGAGCGCCTCACCGGCGATTCCGGTACCCGCCACGTGCTGGACCTGGACGTGCCGCTGATCACCCTGCCGGTGATGCCGGGCCGCAACCTGGCAGTGCTGACCGAGGCGGCCACGCGCCTGCACATCCTGCGCACCAAGGGCATCGACCCGGCGGCGATGTTCATTGCCCGCCACAGCAACCTGCTGGAGCGGCGCAGCCCATGA
- a CDS encoding DUF3108 domain-containing protein produces MTRIARPLTALAAALLATASLPALALEPFTADYQASYMGMQANGVMTLAKQGGDRWRYSLAIKNQVADLSQSTVFEEKGGQLRPLSSDDRSVFLIKKKAVTANYDWSTGQATWGGDLKADRRGPVKLQPGDMDALLINLAIARDVNAGKTPSYRMVDEGRAKPMTYHVAGKEAVTVNGKTEQATKVTRTDGSKEIVAWIVPDMPVPVRILQRENGQDALDLTIKSLR; encoded by the coding sequence ATGACCCGCATCGCCCGCCCGCTGACCGCCCTCGCTGCCGCCCTGCTGGCTACGGCGAGCCTGCCCGCCCTGGCCCTGGAGCCGTTCACCGCGGACTATCAGGCCAGCTACATGGGCATGCAGGCCAATGGCGTAATGACCCTGGCCAAGCAGGGCGGCGACCGCTGGCGCTACAGCCTGGCGATCAAGAACCAGGTCGCCGACCTCAGCCAGAGCACCGTGTTCGAGGAAAAGGGCGGACAGCTGCGTCCGCTCAGCAGCGACGACCGCTCGGTGTTCCTGATCAAGAAGAAGGCGGTGACCGCCAACTATGACTGGAGCACCGGCCAGGCGACCTGGGGCGGCGACCTCAAGGCCGACCGCCGCGGCCCGGTGAAGCTGCAGCCGGGCGACATGGACGCACTGTTGATCAACCTGGCGATCGCGCGCGACGTCAATGCCGGCAAGACCCCGAGCTACCGCATGGTCGACGAGGGCCGCGCCAAGCCGATGACCTACCACGTCGCCGGCAAGGAAGCGGTGACCGTCAATGGCAAGACCGAGCAGGCGACCAAGGTCACCCGCACCGACGGTTCCAAGGAGATCGTGGCCTGGATCGTGCCGGACATGCCGGTGCCGGTGCGCATCCTGCAGCGCGAGAACGGCCAGGACGCGCTGGACCTGACCATCAAGTCGTTGCGCTGA
- a CDS encoding EF-hand domain-containing protein → MILSGRFTRRRKVLLAIVVVLLAWVGYAWYTGIAITQGIEERDMDWNGDGQVTRDEIWQSFYAVGVSRTQNGPRECSTFYWRSSGAQIRVDCRTTFKAAPAEKK, encoded by the coding sequence ATGATCCTCAGCGGCCGCTTCACCCGTCGGCGCAAGGTGTTGCTGGCGATCGTCGTGGTGCTGCTGGCCTGGGTCGGCTATGCCTGGTACACCGGCATCGCCATCACCCAGGGCATCGAGGAGCGCGACATGGACTGGAACGGCGACGGCCAGGTCACCCGCGACGAGATCTGGCAATCGTTCTACGCGGTCGGCGTGAGCCGCACCCAGAACGGCCCGCGCGAGTGCAGTACGTTCTACTGGCGCAGCAGCGGCGCCCAGATCCGCGTGGATTGCCGCACCACGTTCAAGGCCGCCCCGGCGGAGAAGAAGTAA
- the lptA gene encoding lipopolysaccharide transport periplasmic protein LptA, with amino-acid sequence MNRMLPAKLALLALLLPTLALAKSTDRNQPMDIKSDNQSGNMLDDNGKIRYSGNVVIVQGTLEIHADTADLFRSNGDIDRVVLTGKQATLKQELDDGSPMDAVADNIDYKVPTDTVILTGNYRMTSPKGTNAGQRMVYNTKTGDMQGGGDGSRVHTVIQPKNAAAAPAGTPANGAKPAAKPAATPAKPAKPTKQGGQ; translated from the coding sequence ATGAACCGAATGCTGCCCGCTAAGCTCGCCCTGCTCGCCCTGCTGCTGCCGACCCTGGCGCTGGCCAAGTCCACCGACCGCAACCAGCCGATGGACATCAAGTCCGACAACCAGAGCGGCAACATGCTCGACGACAACGGCAAGATCCGTTATTCCGGCAATGTGGTCATTGTCCAGGGCACGCTGGAAATCCATGCCGATACCGCCGACCTGTTTCGCAGCAACGGCGATATCGACCGCGTCGTGCTGACCGGCAAGCAGGCCACGCTGAAGCAGGAGCTGGACGATGGCTCGCCGATGGACGCGGTCGCCGACAACATCGACTACAAGGTGCCGACCGACACGGTGATCCTCACCGGCAACTACCGCATGACCTCGCCCAAGGGCACCAACGCTGGCCAGCGCATGGTCTACAACACCAAGACCGGCGACATGCAGGGCGGCGGTGATGGCAGCCGCGTGCACACGGTGATCCAGCCGAAGAATGCCGCCGCCGCGCCGGCCGGCACGCCTGCGAACGGCGCCAAGCCCGCCGCCAAGCCGGCCGCGACGCCAGCCAAGCCCGCCAAGCCGACCAAGCAAGGAGGCCAGTGA